Genomic segment of Pseudothermotoga hypogea DSM 11164 = NBRC 106472:
AGATCCTCGCCGCCAAGCTGCTTGGCGCACTCATCTCACGGTAGTGTGTGACGTAGATCTTCGAAAGTTCGGACGCCGGCAAGTACTCTTTTCGTGTTATCAAAGCGGAACCATCCTGTTGGATCTCGATTCTCTCTTCGATCGTCCTTCTGTACTCAACTGCACCGACGACGATCGAAAAAACCAAGATCAGTACGAATACGATCCTTCGGGTCACCGCGACCCCTCCTTTTGTGGGATGACCGATTATTGCACGAACTAATTAGAAAATCGTTAGAAGGTTTCTTCAACACACCGAGGTTGACAGAAAATACTGCCTCGCAAGCCTTTCTTCTTCAGGGGGATGGGTAAGAGGCTTGATTATTAGCACTTGTGTTATCATCATAGCGTGGGAACTATGCCATTCGGCATAGGTATCTTGGGAAGAAGTCCCAAGTAGTAGCGGGATTGGCACCCGTCAGAGGTGTAAGGTTTAAACCACACCTATGTGGCCATGGAGTATCAAATGCTCCGTGGAAGGCAGCCTAAAGAGCTGCTAAGAATCCCATCCCCTTCAGGGGATTGGGAGTGTCAAAAAGAAGAGACATGCAAACAAAAAGCGGTCCCACACGGGACCGCTTTCTTCGAACATCACTTCTGAACTGTTTTTCTCACTACAGGAATGGTACAAATGTAGGATAATACTTTAGCTCAGTCGCTCCACCCGTTTCCTGGATCCAAGTTGCGAAGTAATACCCCTTGTCTTGCACGATTATCATCGGAAGGTTGACCACCGTTGTCGAAGCGCTTCTTGTGCACACGTATGTGACTGAATAGACGTTCTCGACGAAAGTTGGTTTTCCATCGCTGAACCAAGGTATCAGCTTCGTTTCGATCTTACTCACACCAGCCACGCTGATCGATGTCGGTATAGATGGTGTACACAACGTGAAGACGACAAACTCGGTTGCTTCGAAAGCCAAATCCTCTACATCCTCGTTCGAAGCATCTTCGTCTGGTACATAGATGAGCTCGCGTAGTTCCTCGTAAGTTGGACTCCACCCGACTCAACCAACTCCATGATCTTGTCCGCCAAGGCTTTTGCGAGATCTTCTGGTTTCGGACCAGTGGGAAAAATTCCACCACAGCTGGCAAAGAGCAGAACCGCTACCACGGCAACAAATACCAGTACACCTTTCACCTGACATCCCCCTTGGAAGAGTTGACTGATTATAACTCCAAAGGAGGAAACTTCTGCAAGATTTCTCCGACGAGGTAGACCTATCCCAAAGTACACCTTCCCGTGTGCACACGGACCGCCCAGGCGTTGCTGTCCATTTCATAATATACGGACGGACAAAAACAGAAATCTTTGAAACTCTTGTTCCAAGACCAAGAGCGTCTCTTTTTGTAAGCTCTTCACGAATGGGCCTCGATCTTCGTCTATCACACCTTGTGGTAATGCTTCGTTAATCATACAGACACCGTGTCACATTGAATTCTGACCTTGAGTTCAAAGATGTTAAGATCTCCTTGGGGGGTGAGCGAATGTACATCTCTCAAAGCGCAAAGATCGGTTCCAACGTAACTTTAGGCCACAATGTGGTCATCGAAGACAACGTGGTGATAGGTGACAATGTCACCATAGGTCACAACGTGGTAATAAGGAAAGACACGATCATAAGTGAGGGATGCGTGATCGGTGACAACACCGTTTTGGGTAAAGAACCCTTCAAAGCAAGCATTTCAGCAACCACAGAGAAGAAAGAATTAGCCCCTCTCGTTCTTGGAAAATACGTCACAATAGGCGCCAGCTGTGTCATATACCGCGGTGCGATTTTAAAGGATCACGTCTTCGTGGGAGATCTGGCGAGCATAAGAGAGGACGTGACAATTGGCGAGTACACAGTTATAGGAAGGGGCGTCACCGTGGAGAACAAAACGACCATAGGCAAATACGTGAAGATCGAAACCGAGGCTTACATCACGGCTCTGTCGACGATAGAAGATTATTGTTTCATCGCACCAGAGGTCACGTTCACCAACGACAATTTTTTGGGTAGAACGGAGGAAAGGAAGAAGTACTTCAAAGGTCCTACGATCAGAAAAGGTGCCAGGATAGGTGCGAACGCGACCATCTTACCAGGCATAGAGATTGGTGAAGACGCGTTGATAGGCGCCGGTGCGGTGGTCACGAGGAACGTGCCTGCAAGAAAGATCTACGTTGGAATTCCTGCAAAGGAGTTGAAAGATGTGCCAACTGAGCAATTGTTGGAGAACCAAGTTTATTACAAAGGTTGAATCCTGAGGGGGAGTCGAGGTGCTCGGCTTGTTCCTGCTTGGAATTCTCATCGGTGTTTTCGTTGGTTATTACATGGGGATTTTAAAGTTACGCGGTGAGCGAAAGAGCTTCGAAGAATCGATCAAGAATTTGAGGGAACAGATCAACTATCTCGTTTCCCAACAAGGCGCTCTATCTTCTTCACTTGGAACTCTGAGTGGACTGTCGAGCTTGGTGAGTGAACTCAAAGCGAGGTACGAGGAGACGAAGGAAGCAGAGAAGAGATTGAGTGCGGAGAGAGATAAGAGACTTGAAGAGTTCATTGAGAACATGAGAAAGATGTTCGAAGAAGTTTCCAACAGAACCATAAAGCTTGACGAGGAGAAAGAAAAGCGAATCACCGAACTACTCGAGCAAATGAGGCGCTTTTCCGGTGAACAACGAGCCGCGATGGAGAGATTTCTTTTGCAACAGGGTCAATCACGGGAAGAGATCGAGAAGAAAAGAGACGCGGAACTCAAGGACATGAGGAGGATCGTAGAAGAATTTGTGAAAACCGTCTCTGGGACCAAGACGAGAGGCCAAATCGGTGAGATGCTTCTGAGTGAGGCTCTAAGTGAGTCAATCAAGGTTGGTACCGTCGTGAAAAACCTTTCTGTTGGTTCGATGGTTGTCGAGTTCGCTTGGAACCTGAATGATGGCAAATACATCCCGATAGATTCAAAGTTGCCGGCCCTTTCGGATTTGGTAGCACAATTTGAGAGCACACAAGATCAGGAAATTCGAGAACAGAGGAAGAAAGAGATCGTTCAGAAAATAAGGCGCGAGATAGATAACGTGAGAAAGTATCAAAATCAACCAAATACCATTGATAGTTGCATCATGGTGGTACCCTCAGCCGTGATAGATATAGCACCAGAGTTGATTGCAGAAGGAAAAAAGCAAAACGTGTTCCTCTGCACATACAGAGACATCTTCGCGGTCGCGCACTATCTGGAAGCGAGACACATGACGATGAAACAAGACGAAATCGGAAGATACAAACAGTTGATCCAAAGTCTTTTGAACCTTCTCGAGCAGGTGGATCAGAAGACCCATTCTCTGGACAGGGCGTTGAAACAGATAACCAACGCGAACAACGAGATCAAGTCCTTGGTTTCACAAGCATTTTCAGTTGCAAATGTGAAGACAGAAAGCAATGAAGGTATGGACCAAGGCGTATGAGTTTCGATAGATTGCTTTACGTAGAAGTTACTCACATTTTTTTCAATGGTTCCAGACACAATTTAGAATAATCACTGAAAGGAGGTTTGACTATGAAAAACATCTTAGTCCTTCTTTTGTTGTCCCTGCTGGTGGCGATCGTCTTTCCACTGAACCTCGCTCAATTCAACGTCAAAGAGTTCAAAGGTCAGTATCCTTTGATAAGTCTGAGTAGACTTCTTGAAACGGACGAATTCGTGTCGGTGGAAGGCATCGTCTACAGAATAAGTGCTTCGAAGAGATTCCTCACCAGGGACGAGGTTGATCCGAAGCTCCTAAACGAGTCCAACTTGGTTGGAATCTTAGCCATAGACATAGACGAACTCAGCACTTTCACTGGAAAGGAAAAACAAGCGCTCGTTGCGGCGAACGGGATAGTCTACGATGTCACACCATCCAGACACTGGCCTGCTGGTAATCACAAGAACAGACACAAAGCCGGCGAAGAACTGACTCACGAACTGGTGAGGAATTCTCCACACGGTGTTGGGAAAATCGCCAACGTCAAACCGTTCGGAGTTTTGGTCTTCACAATTGAGCAACTTGCCAAGTTCAACGGTAAGAATCGTGCAAAGTCTTACATCGCCTTCCAAGGTGTTGTTTACGATCTGAGCCACCTAAGGCCTGCTCCGAACTATCCATTCGGAACCGAGGCGACTTCTGAACTTCTGAAAATCCCAAACTATGCAGACACACTCTCGAAGTCCTACGCTATAGGACTTTTGGTATTCGATGAAAAAAACCTTGCCAAGTTCGATGGTCAGCAAAATGTGGAAGCGTTCATAAAAGTCGGGAACATTGTCTACGACGTCACAGAAGTTCCGGACTGGAGGGAAAAGTTACACCTCGAACCGGACGCGGTCGCTGGAAAGGATTACACTTCCCAATTCGAGTGCGAGCTGGAAGAAACTTGCGGTCACGATCATCCTGACTCAGATGTGCTCAAAGAGTTCAAGATCGTCGGCTTTGAGCTGGTGAAATGACGTACAAAGTTTTCGCTTGGATAAGTGTGGTTCTGTTGTTCTACAATTTCTCTCTATTTCCATTGCGCAGGATTTTGAAGCGCTACAAAGGCGCACAGAAGTTTCTCATTTTTGGATCCAAGCTGCACCGATTCACTGGTATTCTGCTTTTAATCACAGGTGCGATCCACGGTTATCTCGCGCTCGGAACGATAACATTGCACACCGGATGGTTGCTATGGTCCGGTGTGCTTTTGCTCTTTATCTACTATTTGCTGAGAAAGCGTTTGAAAAGAAGATGGCTGATCCTTCACAGATTCACAGACTTTTTCGTTGTCGCATGGTTCTTCGTTCATTTCTTCTTCCCATGGTTGTTCTGACACCGTAGGTGAGTCAAGAACGTGCGAGTAGGCCATGAGATCAATACAAAACACACCTAACCTTTCTTCCATCCACTTCTCTTAGCTGGACCGGCTCTTTGCACTCTGCTTTTGCGTACTTGCATCTCGGTTCGAAGGGACAACCTAAAGGGGGATCGATCAAGCTTGGAGGTTCACCGACGTCCACCAAGGTCGTGGACGAACCTCGGTCCGGATCTGGTGCGGCCTCTCTGAGCAACATCGTGTAAGGATGCATGGGTCTGTTGACGATCTCTTTAGCGTCTCCCTCTTCGACGATCAATCCGGCGTACATGACGACAATTCTGTTTGAGATGTACTTCGCCGCCGCCAGATCGTGTGTGACGTGCAGGAAGGATATTCCGTGTTCCTCTTTCAGCTTGAGCATCAAGTTCAAAATACCTGACTTTATCGAAACATCCAGCATTGATGTGGGTTCGTCCGCCAAAATTATCTTTGGTTTCGTTATGATCGCCCTCGCGAAAACGATGCGCTGTCTCTGGCCACCAGAGAGTTCGTGTGGAAACTTTTCCAAGAAGCTCTCAGGTGGGATGAGTTCGACGTCTTCGAGAACATTTTTCAGGATCTGTTCTTCGTTCTCTATTCTGTGAATCTTCAGAGGTCTCTCCAGTATGTGAGATATCCTCTTTGTCGGATTGAGTGAGGCGAACGGATCTTGAAACACCATCTGCACGAGTTTTCTGAACTTGAGTTCTTCTTTCCGATTGAGTCGTCTTGGCAACTCCTCGCCAAAGAGCAAAATCTTTCCTGCTGTTGGTTCATACAATCTTGCCAAAACTCTCAGCAGCGTCGTTTTCCCACAGCCGCTCTCGCCGACCACCGAGACAATCTCGTTTTCGTTCAGTTCAAGATCGACACCGCGTAAAGCTTTGAGCTTGACACTCCCAATCCCCTGAAGGGGATGGGATTCTTAGCAGCTCTTTAGGCTGCCTTCCACGGAGCATTTGATACTCCATGGCCACAGAGGTGTGGTTTGAACCTTACACCTCTGACGGGTGCCAATCCCGCTACTACTTGGGACTTCTTCCCAAGATACCTCTGCCAGATGTTTATCGCTCCTACTCCGTCCCTGTGATACCTAAATCCACAACTTTTACATTCATAGTTGCGACCAACCGCATGATTCTTGCTACCACATACAGGACAGACCTGACTCGTATATTCTTCCGAAGCAAGTTTCACTTCAATTCCCAGTAGCTGTGCTTTGTAGGTTATCATGTCCACCATCTTTCTGAAACACCACTGATGAACTTTTTGATTAAAGTTATCGTTCCCTTCTACACGCTCTCGAATATTTGTGATATCACCAATTACAATAGTCCCATACCCTTTCTGTAAACACATCTTAAGAAAGTTGCTGGTTATCTTGTGCAGTATGTCCGTTATTTGATGTTTTGTTCGTTTCAGCATTCGCTGCTTTGCTTTCAACAGTTTTCTATACCTCTTGGAACCTTTCTTGCATTTGCTTAACGTTCGCTGAAAGTCTGCCAACTTCTTGTTGCGATATCTGATTAGACTGTTGAGAATACCACCGTGATACGAAATCACTTCAGAGCCATCAAAGCAAGTTATTGGACGAAGTATGCCAAGGTCTACAGACATAACTTCAACAGACTGTTTCTTCTTATGCTCATTCTTCACCTCTATTGCAAGGTGAAGATAATATTTCTCAGCCTCATACACAAGTCTTACTTGCCTAATTGTTGTACCGGCTGGCAGTGTCGTTTGTATCAAAATTGGCTCCTGACTACTACCCATTGAAAGTCTCAGAACCCCTTCTGGTGAAAGTTTTATAGCAGTATCTTTCCAGATGAACGGCATAAACCTTTTCTTCTTATGTGGTGGTTTCAACTGTGGGTTTGTCTTGACTGCAGTAAAGTAACTGTTAAGCGCCTGAAAGTATTGCTGAACTATAGCCTGTTTGGAATGGGTATGGATATTGATAGTGCTACTCCAACGCAGGATATATTTTTGTGTTGCTCCTGGTGAAAGCCAGAAACCTTTCTTGCTTTTTACTTTCTTGACCAGCGACATGGTTTTGTTGTAGATTCGACCAGCGAGCCTGTTCAGCTCAGAACACAGAGGATACAATTCTCTCGGAACAGGCACTTTGTAAGTTCTGACTATATATCTTGACATTCTTCGATGTACCTCCTGATAGTCTCTTCTGAAACCGTTCCTGCTGAGCCAACATAATATGTTCTGCTCCATAATCCTTCCTTTGTTCTTAGATGTGGAAACTTCTCAAGAAGTTTTTTAGAAGACACTCCTTTAAACAAATTGGCTATTTGAGCTGGGGATAAGCGCGGTGGTGCTGAAACAAAAGATGGACATGGTCTGGCTGAACTGATAGAGATAGGACTTCAATCCCATGTTTTTTGGCGTTGTTTTTCTTAATTGCATAGTTTTCACCCTATACAATTATAACACATGCTAATAACGAACAAGCTCCTTACCCATCCCCTGAAGGAGAAGGGCTTGCAGAACACTATTTTCTGTCAGTTGAATGTATCGAGAACTGGAGTTGAAATCTACCTTTGTAAAAGCGATCCTTTATTCTTAAGAGTTCTTCAAAGAACTGGTCGCAACCGACCGGTGCCACCGTTGAAATGGATGGAATCAGATTGTCGTAAAATGACAGTTCTTCCAAGACTTCGAGGACATGGTGGTTGAAAGCCGGTTCTCCGACCCTCGCGAACTGCACCTTGAACTTCTTAGTGTTCACTTTCCCGGCCGGGTACCGTTTTTTCACCATGAAATCTATCTGCTCGAGTATTTCGTCTTTGTCCAGAACACCGGCGTACGATCCACCCGCATCGCACATCTTACACTTCACCGGACACCCGTTGAGCGTTGAGACTATGAGTACCCACTTTTCTTCCCTCGGAAAGGGAGGTTGGAGGGCCTCAACAAACTCGACCAAATTTCCTTTCGAAGTTTCCCCAAGATAAACGATCGCGATGTCCTCTTTTCCAAACTGGGCCAATATCCTCACGACAAACACCTCTCTTCGACGATCTTCATACAAACTTCGATCGCCTGACCCATGGCAATGGCAATTTGTCTGAATCCACCACGCGCATCTCCAACCACTTCCAACCCCTCTAAGGACGTCCTTATAAAAGAAACGTTTGGGATTCTACCAATGCATATGAGCAACCCTTCAAAGTCGTAGGAACCCTTTTCCGTCCAAATTCTCAGACCGTTACAAGAACGTTCCACTGCAATTATTGGTTCCTGCTCATGGTAAACGATTCCACTGTTTCTTGCCAAACTGACGAGCCTTGGCAAAGCCTTTATAGTGTTGGATCTGTTAAAAATATGCACATCTACGCCAAATTCTCTGGCCTTTAACGCACCATCGAAGGCCACATCGCCAGCACCGTAAATCGCCAAGGTTCTCAATCGCTTTGGCAATTTTCTGAACTCGTAGACGACGTTTTCATCAACCTCGAACTCCTCGATTCTCCTCGGGACCGTTCCACTCGCCACTATTATCTTGTCGAACTCGAAGGTTCCAAGTTTGGTCTTCAATAAGTTTCTGTCCACGGACACAACCTCTTCGAAGACTAACGTCGCGTTGGACTCCAGCAGTCTCGCCTTCAAAACCTCGGCCAGCTCTTCTCCACTACAGGGCGAAATAATGGGTAAATTCTCGATTCTCCAAGCGTTTCTGATGAGTCCCCCGATCTCTTCCTTTTCGAAGACGGTCACATCAAAATCGTATCTCTTCAAGAAGACGGCTGCTGTTATACCTGCCGGTCCGGCACCAACGATCGCAACGCGCATAGCAGTTCATTGGAATTCGTGATCACGCTGAAACCGTGTGCCAAGTTCTTCAGTGCCGCGAAATGATACCAGTCATCTTTGTCCCAGCACACATCTTCAACGATGATCACGTCAAACCCCCTGACGAATCCACTCCTCGCCGTTGTCTCAACACACAAATGTGTCATGACTCCTCCTATGATGATTTGTTCCACTCTTCTCTTTCTGAGCGTTTCTTCCAAGTCCGTCATGTAGAAGGCATCGTAAGAATCTTTGTACAAAAGGATCGTACCTGCGCAGTCCAGACTTGGTTCCGACTGCTCGTCTTCAACAACGTTGTTCCACCATCTCATCATGGACGGGCTGTTCCCCCTGTGGATGGTCATGATCACTGGCAAATCCTTCTCAACGAACGCTTTCAGCAACTTTTGTGCCGTGGGAAGTATTCTCTCAACCCCCGGAAGATAAGCCTTGCCCTCCCTTTGGCAGAAATACTTCTGAAGGTCTATAAGGAGCAAAGCGGGTTTACTCAGTACGAGCGGATGCTTGGTCCTTTCCCTTTCGAAGTACACACCATCACCCCAAGGACAAAACGAGGGGGACAAGCGCCCCCTCATTTTGCGTAAGCAACGGACCTCTTCTCTCTTATCACAACCACCTTGAGAACTCCTGGATACTCCATCTCTTCCTCTATTTTCTTTGCGATCTCGTAAGCCATCTTGTCCGCTTCGGCGTCGTCCACCTTGTCTGGTTCGACGATGACTCTCACTTCTCTACCCGCCTGTATTGCGTAGGCCTTTTCCACGTTTTTGAAACTCATGGCGATCTTTTCCATCTTCACCAATCTTCTGATGTAGTTCTCAAGATCTTCACGTCTCGCACCGGGTCTTGCAGCAGACAGAGCATCTGCGGCGGCCACGAGAACCGATTCTGGATAGGAGGGCTCGGCTTCTCCATGATGACTCATGATCGCATTCACCACGTAATCTGGTTCACCGTAACGCTTGACTATCTCGGCTCCGATCTCCGTGTGTGAACCTTCGACCTCGTGATCCAAAGCCTTGCCTATATCGTGCAACAAGCCTCCGCGCTTTGCCTTCTCCGCATCCAAGCCGAGCTCCTCGGCCATCAACGCGGCAAGCTGAGCCACCTCTATCGAGTGGGCCAGCACGTTCTGTCCATAGCTCGTCCTGTACTTGAGCTTGCCGAGCAGTTTGATCAATTCCGGATGAATTCCTGTCACGCCCACCTTCAGCGCAGCTTCTTGCCCAGACTCTTTGATCGACTTTTCAACTTCCTGTTTGGCCTTTTCGTACATTTCTTCTATTCTCGCAGGATGTATCCTTCCGTCCGCGACCAATTTTTCCAGCGTGATGCGGGCTATTTCCCTGCGAATCGGATTAAAACTCGAAAGTACCACGACCTCTGGTGTATCGTCAATCACAAGATCAACGCCGGTGATCTTTTCGAACGCCCTTATGTTTCTTCCCTCTCGACCTATGATCCTTCCTTTCATTTCATCGTTGGGTAAGCTGACCGTTGAAACGGTGATCTCTCCGATGTATTCTGGTGCGTAACGCTGCACGGCTGTTGCGATGATCCTCTTTGCTTCCTTCTCAGCCTCTTCTTCGTACCGTTCCTTGATCTGCTTGAACATCAACGCCAGATCGTGTTCGTAGCGGTTACGTGCTTCCTCCAGCACTATCTTTCTCGCTTCTTCCACGGTCATGCCTGCCAGTTCCGTGAATTTCTCATCGAGTTCCTTCTCCCTTTGTTCGATCCTCTTCTTCGCCGCTTCGAGCTGGGACCTCAGGGATTCTAGGTGAGTTTCCTTCTTTTCTACGATCTCTTCTCTCCTTGAAAGCATTTCTTCTCTCTTCAGAAGTCTTTCCTCGATGGCTCTGATCTCCTGCTCTTTCTTGCGGAGCTCCGACTCCATCTCTTCTCTGAGTCTGTGCGCTTCCTCTCTCGCCTCAACTATCGCCTTTCTCCTCAACTCCGCAACCTCTTGTTCCGCTTTTTTGATGATGCTTTCAGCGTCTTTCTGTGCCTTTCTGTAGGATCTCTCTATGCTCGATTTTGCGATCAAATATCCTAACAGCAAGCCTGCTACAGCACAGGCCAATGCGATGACTATCGTCACATCTCAGCACCTCCTTCTTTGAGCAGATCTATTTCTTTTGCGGTAAAACCGCGACGAAATAGGTATTCTCTCGCCTTGGGGCCTTCAAGTTTTTCTTTCTCCAGGATCCTCCTCATTATCTGTTTCACATCCTCTTCCTTCATAACTCTCTCCAAAACTCTTTCGATTACTTCCTCGTCCACCTTGAGCTGTTTCAGTTTCATCTTTATCTTGAGAGGTCCATAGCCATGAACAGTCAACATGTCGTCCGCGTAGAGATAGGCAAACTTCTCATCGTCGAGAAAGCCACTTCTCTCGAGACTTTCCAAGGCTGCTTCGACCGTTTCCGCATCAAAGCCTTTCATCAAAAGTCTGTCTCTCAGTTCCGCTCTGGACCTCAGTCTGAACTTCAAGAGCCTTTTTGCGTACTTGATCGCCTCATTCAGCTGCATTCTTTTCACCCATCGGCAAGTTGTACTTTTCTCTTATTTTCCTCTCCATCTCCGTAGCTATTTGAGGATTCTGTGCGAGGAATAACACAGCATTGCTCTTGCCCTGCCCAAGCGTGTACTCTTTACCATCGTCGGCGACGTAGAAGAACCAGCTACCCTTCTTCTGGATCAGTTCTTCGGCCACACCGAGATTGAACAACTCGTTTTCTCTCACGATTCCCTTGCCGAATATGATGTCCAGTTCAGCCTTCTTGAAAGGTGGGGCGACCTTGTTCTTGACAATCTTCGCCGTGACCGTTATGCCAACCGGTTCGGTTGCATCCTTTATCGTGTCCGTCCTTCTGACCTCGATTCTCATCGTCGCATAAAACTTCAGAGCCAGACCACCTGTTGTTGTCTCGGGGTTGGCGAACATCACACCGATCTTCATCCTGATCTGGTTAGTGAAGATAACTACAGTCTTGGATTTGCTCACGCTACCGGCGATCTTCCTCAGTGCCTGGGACATCAGGCGCGCCTGAAGACCTACCTGCATGTCCCCCATGCTTCCCTCGATCTCCGTGCGGGGAACCAGGGCAGCGACGGAATCAACGACGATGAGATCGACCGCGTTGCTTCTAACCAGTTCGTCCACGATTTCCAGAGCTTGCTCGCCGTAGTCCGGTTGCGAGATCAGCAGACGCTTCAGATCGATTCCAAGCGCCTTCGCGTACAGAGGATCCAGAGCGTGCTCCGCATCGATTATCGCTGCCACACCACCTGCTCTCTGCGCCTCAGCTATCGCGTGCAGTGCGAGAGTAGTTTTTCCACTGGATTCCGGGCCAAAGATCTCTATGATCCTTCCTCTGGGATATCCACCGACGCCTGTGGCTATGTCCAGAGCGAGTGAACCTGTCGAAATGACTTCCACCGGTGTGACCTGCGCCTCTTCTCCAAGAATCATGATCGAACCTTTTCCATAACTGCTCTCGATCTTCTTGATAGCCTTTTCAAGAACCTCGAGTTTTTCCTTTTGCTCCTTCTCATTCATGCTCAATCAAACCTCCTTCAAAGAGACACTCATAAACCTTTCTGTAGATCGAACCTTTAGGCGTGAGAGTGGAAGAGTACACGACGATTCGATCCACCGCAACTGTTATGGGATCGTAGGTGATGTCTTCTATCAGATGTTGCCAAGCTGCTGGGAAATCTTTGATTCTACCGATCGTTATGTGCGGTGAGAACCTCTCCTCAAAGCTAAAACTGTGCTTGGCCAGTTCAGCCTTGGTTTCGTCGTAGAGCCTGTGGAGAAGTTGATTGGCCCTCACACCAAGCCAGATCACCCTTGGTTGATTGTTTCGAGCGAAATAACCCACCTTTTCGACCACGAACGAAAACGAGGGGAAACCTCTGATCCTGTGGGAGATGTGCTGAACAGCCTCGGCAACCCTCTTCGGATCAACCTCACCAAGGAAGAACAAAGTCAGGTGCACGTTCTCCCTGCTGACCCAGTTCGCCTTGAATCCCCTCCTCATGAGTTTCTCGATCACCTGTTGTGATACGTCTCTCACCGTGTCGTTGACATCGATCGCAATGAAGGTTCTCACGTTCATCCCCCCAGCGCTTTCCTGTTCTGGTAAAGATACACTATAGCCGACAGCATTGTGAAGAACGCACACAGATATATCAGGATTACCTCCAGCGCAGCAAGTGAGACGGAAAGACTTCTGAAGAACAGTACCACGACTATGAGGATCATCTGCACAACTGTCTTCAGCTTTCCATAGATGTTGGCCTGAACTATCGTTCCCTTGCTGGCTGCCAAGATCCTCACGGCGCTCACGACGGTATCCCTCGCCACGATGAACGCGACCAACCATGCTGGGACCAGGGGTATGAGGGCTATGAGTGTGGAGTTGACGAAGACTTTGTCGACGATCTGATCGATGACTTTGCCCGTGCTTGTGACCTGGTTCAACTTCCTGGCGAGGAAACCATCCAAATAATCGCTGAGCGCTCCAAGTACGAAGAACAACAGAGCCAACTTCCACGATCTCGCTTCGATCGCAAGGAAGACTGGAACAGTCAGTACCAGTCTCGAAAGTGTGACCGTGTTGGGCACGTTCATGCGAGCACCCCTCTCAGGTCAAAGCCATCTGTGTCAAGTATTCTGACGAGTTGAAACGACGGAAGGTTTAGTTTCCCATTCTTACGAACTTTGACGATTCCATCCACCTCCGGGGCGTCCAGATGTGAGCGGGCTATGTAGTGATTTTTCGTCTCTTTTTCCACGAGAACCTGCAGTTTTTCACCCACGAACCTGGACAGACTCTCTCTCGCAAGCTCCGCCTGCAGTGCCAGGATCTCTTCCATCCTTTCTTTCGCGATCTCTTCGTCCACTTTGCCTCGCAACTCGCTCGCCAAGGTCCCTTCTTCGTCCGAGTAAACAAAACAGCCAAGTCTTTCGAACTTCGCTACCTTGAGGAACTCCAACAGTTCCTCAA
This window contains:
- the recA gene encoding recombinase RecA, translated to MNEKEQKEKLEVLEKAIKKIESSYGKGSIMILGEEAQVTPVEVISTGSLALDIATGVGGYPRGRIIEIFGPESSGKTTLALHAIAEAQRAGGVAAIIDAEHALDPLYAKALGIDLKRLLISQPDYGEQALEIVDELVRSNAVDLIVVDSVAALVPRTEIEGSMGDMQVGLQARLMSQALRKIAGSVSKSKTVVIFTNQIRMKIGVMFANPETTTGGLALKFYATMRIEVRRTDTIKDATEPVGITVTAKIVKNKVAPPFKKAELDIIFGKGIVRENELFNLGVAEELIQKKGSWFFYVADDGKEYTLGQGKSNAVLFLAQNPQIATEMERKIREKYNLPMGEKNAAE
- a CDS encoding cysteine hydrolase family protein, with the protein product MYFERERTKHPLVLSKPALLLIDLQKYFCQREGKAYLPGVERILPTAQKLLKAFVEKDLPVIMTIHRGNSPSMMRWWNNVVEDEQSEPSLDCAGTILLYKDSYDAFYMTDLEETLRKRRVEQIIIGGVMTHLCVETTARSGFVRGFDVIIVEDVCWDKDDWYHFAALKNLAHGFSVITNSNELLCALRSLVPDRQV
- the thpR gene encoding RNA 2',3'-cyclic phosphodiesterase → MRTFIAIDVNDTVRDVSQQVIEKLMRRGFKANWVSRENVHLTLFFLGEVDPKRVAEAVQHISHRIRGFPSFSFVVEKVGYFARNNQPRVIWLGVRANQLLHRLYDETKAELAKHSFSFEERFSPHITIGRIKDFPAAWQHLIEDITYDPITVAVDRIVVYSSTLTPKGSIYRKVYECLFEGGLIEHE
- the rny gene encoding ribonuclease Y, translating into MVIALACAVAGLLLGYLIAKSSIERSYRKAQKDAESIIKKAEQEVAELRRKAIVEAREEAHRLREEMESELRKKEQEIRAIEERLLKREEMLSRREEIVEKKETHLESLRSQLEAAKKRIEQREKELDEKFTELAGMTVEEARKIVLEEARNRYEHDLALMFKQIKERYEEEAEKEAKRIIATAVQRYAPEYIGEITVSTVSLPNDEMKGRIIGREGRNIRAFEKITGVDLVIDDTPEVVVLSSFNPIRREIARITLEKLVADGRIHPARIEEMYEKAKQEVEKSIKESGQEAALKVGVTGIHPELIKLLGKLKYRTSYGQNVLAHSIEVAQLAALMAEELGLDAEKAKRGGLLHDIGKALDHEVEGSHTEIGAEIVKRYGEPDYVVNAIMSHHGEAEPSYPESVLVAAADALSAARPGARREDLENYIRRLVKMEKIAMSFKNVEKAYAIQAGREVRVIVEPDKVDDAEADKMAYEIAKKIEEEMEYPGVLKVVVIREKRSVAYAK
- the pgsA gene encoding CDP-diacylglycerol--glycerol-3-phosphate 3-phosphatidyltransferase, encoding MNVPNTVTLSRLVLTVPVFLAIEARSWKLALLFFVLGALSDYLDGFLARKLNQVTSTGKVIDQIVDKVFVNSTLIALIPLVPAWLVAFIVARDTVVSAVRILAASKGTIVQANIYGKLKTVVQMILIVVVLFFRSLSVSLAALEVILIYLCAFFTMLSAIVYLYQNRKALGG
- a CDS encoding regulatory protein RecX — its product is MQLNEAIKYAKRLLKFRLRSRAELRDRLLMKGFDAETVEAALESLERSGFLDDEKFAYLYADDMLTVHGYGPLKIKMKLKQLKVDEEVIERVLERVMKEEDVKQIMRRILEKEKLEGPKAREYLFRRGFTAKEIDLLKEGGAEM